One part of the Oceanidesulfovibrio indonesiensis genome encodes these proteins:
- a CDS encoding LysR substrate-binding domain-containing protein has translation MDLSYDLLRTFIAVAETRNFTRAGELVNRTQSAVSQQIKRLEGELSQELFRRGARSVSLTPYGEAFVPHARRLLKAHEETVAALSRPDVAGVVRLGAPDDYAAYFLPGILERFASVCPLVQVEMRCESSTALLAALDSDELDLVIRTNITPSLPSRVIAQEPIIWATSASHCTHEVDPLPLAVFAEGCDYRAWGIQALENIGRPYRIAYTSPNIMGIQAAITAGLAVAPMGLHSMPPGARILGEEEGFPQLPSATVSLHRRTENGGDAVESLACYVVEAFRERRLDLPPERSVA, from the coding sequence GTGGACCTCTCCTACGACCTTCTGCGAACCTTCATCGCCGTGGCCGAGACCAGAAACTTCACCCGCGCCGGCGAGCTTGTGAACCGCACGCAATCGGCCGTGAGCCAGCAGATCAAGCGGCTCGAAGGCGAGTTGAGCCAGGAACTGTTCAGGCGCGGGGCGCGCAGCGTGAGCCTGACACCGTACGGAGAAGCCTTCGTGCCCCATGCCCGGCGGCTGTTGAAGGCGCATGAGGAAACCGTGGCCGCGCTCTCCAGGCCGGACGTGGCCGGCGTCGTGCGGCTGGGCGCGCCGGATGACTACGCCGCCTACTTCCTGCCCGGCATTCTGGAGCGGTTCGCCTCCGTGTGCCCCCTGGTCCAGGTGGAGATGCGCTGCGAGTCCAGCACAGCGCTGCTCGCCGCCCTGGACAGCGACGAACTCGACCTCGTCATCCGGACGAACATCACGCCGTCGCTGCCCAGCCGGGTCATTGCCCAGGAACCCATCATCTGGGCCACTTCGGCTTCGCATTGCACGCATGAGGTCGATCCACTGCCTCTGGCAGTGTTCGCGGAAGGCTGCGACTACCGCGCATGGGGAATCCAGGCTCTTGAGAACATCGGACGGCCCTACCGCATCGCCTACACGAGCCCAAACATCATGGGCATCCAGGCCGCGATCACGGCAGGTCTCGCCGTGGCTCCCATGGGGCTGCACTCCATGCCGCCCGGCGCTCGCATCCTGGGTGAAGAGGAAGGATTCCCCCAACTCCCCTCGGCCACAGTCTCCCTGCACCGACGCACCGAGAACGGCGGCGACGCCGTGGAAAGCCTCGCCTGCTACGTGGTCGAAGCGTTCCGTGAACGGCGGCTGGATCTGCCGCCCGAACGCAGCGTGGCGTAG
- a CDS encoding DUF1127 domain-containing protein, translating into MRTDNDTTSRTGIVRLLREVWDRKREAAMRRANMRELDTLSDHLLRDIGYDPSGMEAGLRRPRDHRPE; encoded by the coding sequence ATGCGCACGGACAACGACACGACATCGCGCACCGGAATCGTCCGGTTGTTGAGAGAGGTATGGGACCGGAAACGCGAAGCGGCAATGCGGCGGGCGAACATGCGTGAGCTGGACACGCTGAGCGACCATCTGCTGCGGGACATCGGGTACGATCCATCCGGTATGGAGGCCGGCCTCCGGCGGCCCAGGGATCATCGGCCTGAATGA
- a CDS encoding universal stress protein → MVKASRHILAAISDEPSALHGVRFITRFLRPADDIAVTLLFVAPRPPDVEGAGRLLNTALEKGKAAQAKAEQLLLEAGFRAESIERKSLIARRDKALEIAAEAKRGLYDAVVLGRRGRAWLMNLVDSSVSNDLLTSGIQTPLWIARMPEGGRRGVLACVDDSSQSHHMVDHLGYILAPEDHDITLLNIYDPGTEDRILADLVFDRCLEILTDNGIDRKRIHTKVLESYTPAKAILQHVAQHPYAAVGVGRTGEDQGLAGKLFMGSVSRTLLKELTGAALLVHQ, encoded by the coding sequence ATGGTCAAGGCGTCGCGCCACATCCTCGCCGCCATCAGCGACGAGCCGAGCGCCCTGCACGGAGTTCGCTTCATCACGCGGTTTCTGCGACCCGCGGACGACATCGCGGTCACGCTGCTGTTCGTAGCTCCCAGGCCTCCGGACGTGGAAGGCGCCGGCCGCCTTCTCAATACGGCCCTGGAAAAAGGGAAGGCTGCCCAGGCCAAGGCCGAGCAGCTTCTGCTGGAAGCAGGATTCCGCGCCGAATCAATTGAACGCAAAAGCCTCATCGCCCGGCGGGACAAGGCCCTGGAAATAGCGGCCGAGGCGAAACGCGGCCTGTACGACGCCGTGGTACTTGGCCGGCGCGGTCGGGCGTGGCTCATGAACCTGGTGGACAGCAGCGTGAGCAACGACCTGCTGACGTCCGGCATACAAACGCCCCTGTGGATCGCGCGAATGCCCGAGGGCGGACGTCGCGGCGTGCTCGCCTGCGTGGACGATTCTTCCCAGTCCCATCACATGGTGGATCATCTGGGCTACATCCTCGCCCCGGAGGACCACGACATCACCCTGCTCAACATATACGACCCGGGCACGGAGGACCGCATCCTCGCCGACCTCGTGTTCGACCGCTGCCTCGAAATCCTCACTGACAACGGGATAGATCGCAAGCGCATCCACACGAAGGTGCTGGAGTCCTACACCCCGGCCAAGGCAATACTCCAGCATGTCGCGCAACATCCCTACGCCGCCGTGGGCGTAGGCCGCACAGGCGAGGATCAGGGACTCGCCGGGAAGCTGTTCATGGGCTCTGTCTCCAGAACCCTGCTCAAGGAACTCACCGGCGCCGCCCTGCTCGTGCATCAATAA
- a CDS encoding universal stress protein, translating into MDSKHVMIAVDGSDNSMRAVEYTAAILGSHDGFMVRLVHIERLPDRDIFADEAAWKASCEEYAENMRSFLADSHKKLVDSGLPEDAVTELYVPSCNRPTPAKDAIRCSQGASISQEILRTVEDGGYGTIVLGRRGLSKAEEFLFGSVSSKIVHHVRGCTVWVVS; encoded by the coding sequence ATGGACTCCAAACACGTAATGATCGCCGTCGACGGCTCCGATAATTCCATGCGCGCCGTCGAGTACACCGCCGCCATCCTCGGAAGCCACGACGGCTTCATGGTTCGGCTCGTGCACATCGAACGCCTGCCCGACCGCGATATCTTTGCGGACGAGGCGGCCTGGAAAGCCAGTTGTGAGGAGTACGCCGAAAATATGCGCAGTTTCCTGGCGGATTCCCACAAGAAACTCGTCGACAGCGGCCTGCCGGAAGACGCAGTGACTGAGCTCTATGTTCCCAGCTGCAACCGCCCCACCCCTGCGAAGGACGCCATCCGGTGCAGCCAGGGGGCCTCCATCTCCCAGGAGATTCTGCGCACCGTGGAAGACGGCGGTTACGGCACCATCGTCCTCGGCCGACGCGGGCTTTCCAAAGCCGAGGAGTTCCTTTTCGGCAGCGTGTCCAGCAAAATCGTGCACCACGTCCGGGGCTGCACCGTGTGGGTGGTCTCCTGA
- a CDS encoding serine/threonine protein kinase: MTVDVRELIREAMPDFPMARCGRLVTDTSEFMRIDYGDVIQIGGNHYLVFKDEAERRFGLEDPKYWVKRCRCLESGESKILKLVFHENFTLHLGAIEVQCYRSPQKEARILLEVRGDIRFMQGVPMNDEKGNVVRILDIIRGKPIDAVADAIDADHETYFREHFPDLLARFISACEGIESLHARYEKHGDVRRDHLLVEHGTGQCRWIDFDYAFQSHENPFGLDLFGLGNILLFLTGKGIHTVQDIARTFPDQAHTVTESDLSLMFNYRVMNVRKLYPYIPVELERVLQHFSVGANIFYESTSEFIADLRPVLRQLRPAP; this comes from the coding sequence ATGACCGTGGATGTACGAGAACTCATCCGTGAAGCGATGCCCGATTTTCCCATGGCGCGGTGCGGCCGGCTCGTGACCGACACCAGCGAATTCATGCGCATCGATTACGGCGACGTCATCCAGATCGGCGGCAATCATTATCTCGTATTCAAGGACGAGGCCGAGCGGCGGTTCGGCCTGGAAGATCCCAAGTACTGGGTCAAACGCTGCCGGTGCCTGGAGTCCGGCGAATCCAAGATCCTCAAGCTGGTGTTCCACGAAAACTTCACCCTCCACCTCGGCGCCATCGAGGTGCAGTGCTACCGCAGCCCGCAAAAGGAAGCGCGCATCCTGCTCGAGGTGCGCGGAGACATCCGCTTCATGCAGGGCGTGCCCATGAACGACGAGAAAGGCAACGTGGTGCGCATCCTGGACATCATCCGCGGCAAGCCCATCGATGCCGTGGCAGACGCCATAGATGCCGACCACGAGACCTACTTTCGCGAGCACTTCCCGGACCTGCTCGCGCGGTTCATCTCGGCCTGCGAGGGCATAGAAAGCCTCCACGCACGCTACGAAAAGCACGGCGACGTCCGGCGCGACCACCTCCTCGTGGAGCACGGCACCGGCCAGTGCCGCTGGATCGATTTCGACTACGCCTTCCAGTCCCACGAGAATCCCTTCGGCCTCGACCTCTTCGGCCTGGGCAACATCCTGCTCTTCCTTACGGGCAAAGGCATCCATACCGTGCAGGACATCGCCCGCACCTTTCCTGACCAGGCCCATACCGTCACGGAGAGCGACCTGTCCCTCATGTTCAATTATCGAGTCATGAACGTGCGCAAGCTCTACCCGTACATTCCCGTAGAACTCGAGCGCGTTTTGCAGCATTTTTCGGTAGGCGCGAACATTTTCTACGAATCAACGTCCGAGTTCATCGCGGACCTGCGGCCGGTGCTCCGGCAGCTGCGGCCCGCGCCATAA
- a CDS encoding CGGC domain-containing protein, whose translation MNKILIIGCKKAMDDVCIGCSRCMVSFNRRQGFFELYEDEDAEIMGLLNCGDCPGATIVTRLAQVKLWNAPMQEKPTAIHIGPCITDHCPHRNELIAKIKAKAGIPVIEGTHPYVPKDIFA comes from the coding sequence ATGAACAAGATTCTCATCATCGGCTGCAAGAAAGCCATGGACGACGTCTGCATAGGTTGTTCGCGCTGCATGGTCAGCTTCAACCGCCGTCAGGGATTCTTCGAGCTCTATGAGGACGAAGACGCGGAAATCATGGGGTTGCTCAACTGCGGCGACTGCCCCGGCGCAACCATCGTCACCAGGCTGGCGCAGGTCAAGCTGTGGAACGCTCCCATGCAGGAAAAGCCCACGGCAATCCACATCGGCCCGTGCATCACGGACCATTGCCCCCACCGCAACGAACTGATCGCCAAGATCAAGGCCAAGGCGGGCATACCTGTCATCGAAGGGACGCACCCATACGTGCCCAAGGACATCTTCGCCTGA
- a CDS encoding amino acid ABC transporter permease, translating to MSRPFTFMHDALYRRTGLTIKEAAMAAVIFALVLLLVDMGADSLNYNWQWYRVWKYIYTFEDGVFTPGLLLQGLWITLQITAISLVLAFLFGLTTAMLRLSDSFVGKAIARCYLESIRNTPLLIQIFFIYFVLGQVLDIDRFTAAVLALSLFEGAYASEVFRSGIASIDKGQWQAAHSLGLSTWHTYRYVVLPQAIRRILPPLASQAVALVKDSALVSTIAVLELTQQAQIIIAETFLTFEIWFVVAGIYLVVTITLSRLVALLEKRMGRGQAMYTEQGVE from the coding sequence ATGTCCAGACCATTCACGTTCATGCACGACGCCCTCTACCGCCGCACCGGGCTTACCATCAAGGAAGCGGCAATGGCGGCGGTGATCTTCGCACTGGTCCTGCTGCTCGTGGACATGGGGGCCGACTCGCTGAATTACAACTGGCAATGGTATCGGGTCTGGAAATACATCTACACCTTTGAGGACGGCGTGTTCACTCCCGGGTTGCTCCTTCAGGGGCTGTGGATCACGTTGCAGATAACCGCCATCAGCCTGGTGCTGGCGTTTTTGTTCGGACTGACCACGGCCATGCTGCGGTTGTCCGATTCGTTCGTGGGCAAGGCCATCGCCCGGTGCTATCTGGAATCCATCCGCAACACGCCGCTGCTGATCCAGATATTCTTCATCTACTTCGTTCTCGGCCAGGTGCTGGACATCGACCGCTTCACCGCGGCGGTGCTGGCGCTCTCCCTGTTCGAGGGCGCATACGCCTCCGAGGTGTTCCGATCCGGCATCGCCTCCATAGACAAGGGCCAGTGGCAGGCGGCGCACAGTCTGGGACTCTCCACCTGGCACACGTATCGTTACGTGGTGCTGCCGCAGGCCATCCGCCGTATCCTGCCCCCCCTGGCGAGCCAGGCCGTGGCGCTGGTCAAGGATTCGGCCCTGGTCTCCACCATTGCGGTGCTGGAACTCACCCAGCAGGCGCAGATCATCATTGCGGAAACGTTTCTGACTTTCGAGATCTGGTTTGTCGTTGCGGGCATCTATCTCGTGGTCACGATCACCCTGTCGCGCCTGGTGGCCCTGCTGGAAAAACGGATGGGCCGGGGGCAGGCCATGTATACGGAGCAAGGAGTCGAGTAG
- a CDS encoding amino acid ABC transporter ATP-binding protein encodes MVIAENVTKTFDNGVKALDDVTLYVHRGEVKVVIGPSGSGKSTFLRCLNGLEVMDGGRVVIDGIPLDSSRKHRDEIRQEVGMVFQQFNLFPHMTVLENVNLAQRLVRRKSTQEATENAMRLLDKVGISDKASSYPAQLSGGQQQRVAIARALALKPKVMLFDEATSALDPEMIGEVLQVMSALASEGMTMVVVTHEMGFAREVGDAVVFMENGRVVEECRTETFFESPSHPRTREFLSQIL; translated from the coding sequence ATCGTCATCGCAGAAAACGTGACCAAGACCTTCGACAACGGCGTGAAGGCCCTGGACGACGTGACACTTTACGTGCACCGCGGCGAGGTGAAGGTGGTCATCGGGCCTTCGGGTTCGGGCAAATCCACGTTCCTGCGCTGCCTCAACGGTCTGGAGGTCATGGACGGGGGGCGCGTGGTCATCGACGGGATTCCTCTGGATTCCAGCAGGAAACACCGCGACGAGATTCGCCAGGAAGTGGGCATGGTCTTCCAGCAGTTCAATCTGTTTCCACACATGACCGTTCTGGAAAACGTGAATCTGGCGCAGCGCCTGGTGCGCAGGAAGAGCACGCAGGAAGCCACCGAGAACGCCATGCGTCTGCTGGACAAGGTGGGCATAAGCGACAAGGCCTCCAGCTATCCGGCGCAACTCTCCGGCGGCCAGCAGCAGCGGGTCGCCATTGCCCGCGCCCTGGCCCTGAAGCCCAAGGTCATGTTGTTCGACGAAGCCACCAGCGCCCTGGACCCCGAGATGATCGGCGAGGTGCTGCAGGTGATGAGCGCCCTGGCCTCCGAAGGAATGACCATGGTGGTGGTGACCCACGAGATGGGGTTCGCCCGCGAGGTGGGCGACGCTGTGGTGTTCATGGAAAACGGCCGAGTGGTGGAGGAGTGCCGCACCGAGACGTTCTTTGAATCACCCAGCCACCCGCGCACCAGGGAGTTTCTCAGCCAGATTCTGTAA
- a CDS encoding transporter substrate-binding domain-containing protein yields MKAWRFIQVTALIGAIMIFVVNSAEAESVRNQLAQESTIEKVLQRGVLKVGMDTFVPWAMKNKDGELIGFEIDVAKQLAEDLGVEVEFVPTKWSGIIPSLLTGKFDVIIGGMSTTTERNLKVNFTVPYNYTGQAIVANRKLAPGLSTLEDFNREDFTVTARTGSTAAVAAKKFLPKAKLVLFDTEPAALQEILNDKAHVFVSSAPLPAFKAIEHPDKLYLPFEDTITKEPTSFAVLKGDVDTLNIFDNWIRRKELEGWLQERAHHWFNTRDWAGQVE; encoded by the coding sequence ATGAAAGCGTGGAGGTTCATTCAGGTGACCGCCCTCATAGGGGCGATCATGATTTTCGTGGTCAACAGCGCCGAGGCCGAATCCGTTCGAAACCAGCTGGCGCAGGAGAGCACTATAGAGAAAGTGCTCCAACGCGGTGTGCTCAAGGTGGGCATGGACACTTTTGTGCCGTGGGCCATGAAAAACAAGGACGGCGAACTCATCGGCTTCGAGATCGACGTAGCCAAACAGCTCGCCGAAGACCTGGGTGTGGAGGTGGAGTTCGTGCCCACCAAGTGGTCCGGCATCATCCCTTCGCTGCTCACCGGCAAGTTCGACGTGATCATCGGAGGCATGTCCACCACCACGGAGCGCAACCTCAAGGTGAATTTCACCGTGCCCTACAACTATACGGGCCAGGCCATCGTGGCCAACAGGAAGTTGGCTCCCGGACTTTCCACGCTCGAAGATTTCAACCGCGAGGACTTCACCGTGACCGCGCGCACCGGCTCCACCGCCGCCGTGGCGGCCAAGAAGTTTCTCCCCAAGGCGAAGCTCGTGCTTTTCGATACCGAGCCCGCCGCGCTCCAGGAAATATTGAACGACAAGGCGCACGTGTTCGTCAGCTCCGCGCCGCTTCCCGCATTCAAAGCCATAGAGCATCCTGATAAACTGTACCTGCCCTTCGAGGACACCATCACCAAGGAGCCCACGAGCTTCGCCGTGCTCAAGGGCGATGTGGACACCCTCAACATCTTCGACAACTGGATACGTCGCAAGGAGCTGGAGGGCTGGCTGCAGGAGCGTGCGCATCATTGGTTCAACACCCGTGACTGGGCCGGCCAGGTTGAGTAG
- a CDS encoding amino acid ABC transporter permease, which yields MRKVRIGLLDIILLILLAAGVGYLAYVVEARLEYTWRWEAIPKYLVRYDQEQGRWVANFLLEGLFTTIRISILATIMGSVLGLLMGLARTSRSGFLRLIGTGYVEFVRNLPPLVLVFIFYFFFSDYIAQVLGVEQLVRNAPEWLQSVMRVVLAEPSRFTAFLSAAITIALYEGAFITEIVRAGIQSVEHGQWEAAHALGLSRWQRLRHVILPQAFTRIVPPLAGQFISTIKDSSIVSVISVSELTFQGMELMAATYLTFEIWITVALLYFSMTFTLSMLARRLETRLARKLG from the coding sequence GTGCGCAAAGTCAGGATCGGTCTGCTCGACATCATCCTGCTCATCCTGCTCGCAGCGGGGGTGGGCTATCTCGCCTACGTGGTGGAAGCCAGGCTGGAGTACACGTGGCGTTGGGAAGCCATTCCCAAATACCTCGTGCGCTACGACCAGGAACAGGGACGCTGGGTCGCCAACTTCCTGCTGGAAGGGCTCTTCACCACTATCCGCATCAGCATCTTGGCCACCATCATGGGCAGCGTGCTCGGCCTGCTCATGGGGCTGGCGCGCACCAGCCGGTCCGGATTTCTCCGGCTCATCGGCACCGGATACGTGGAGTTCGTGCGCAACCTGCCGCCCCTGGTGCTCGTGTTCATCTTCTACTTCTTCTTTTCAGACTACATCGCCCAGGTGCTGGGGGTGGAACAGCTGGTGCGCAACGCGCCGGAATGGCTCCAGTCCGTCATGCGCGTGGTGCTGGCCGAACCCTCGCGCTTCACCGCCTTCCTTTCCGCAGCCATCACCATAGCCCTGTACGAAGGCGCGTTCATCACGGAGATAGTCCGCGCCGGCATCCAGTCCGTGGAGCATGGACAGTGGGAAGCAGCCCACGCCCTGGGCCTGTCTCGCTGGCAGAGGCTGCGGCATGTCATCCTGCCGCAGGCGTTCACGCGCATCGTGCCGCCCCTGGCCGGGCAGTTCATTTCCACCATCAAGGACTCCTCCATCGTCAGCGTCATCTCGGTGAGCGAACTCACCTTTCAGGGCATGGAGCTCATGGCCGCCACCTACCTCACTTTCGAAATATGGATCACCGTGGCGCTGCTCTACTTCTCCATGACCTTCACCCTCTCCATGCTCGCCCGCCGGCTCGAAACCCGTCTGGCCCGCAAGCTGGGGTAA
- a CDS encoding aspartoacylase — MPALPDTPDFIRSVALVGGTHGDELTGVHLVRAFLRNPRLVERPGMNVTPLIANEAAVAAGRRDLGHDLNRAFAAADLANPELDAYEQVRARQINALLGPKGPSSKTDLILDFHSAASDMGLNCNITGEDPWLFRLVALAIRRLAEHTEPLAVRCYQFPAPAGDAPYLPSIARHGLGIEVGPIAPGSMNAEIYFRTRRLALTLLDLVAEYNQGAWPDETLSLDVYTQVATIPFPEGDDGGLGTMVHPERIRAVYEPILPGDPLFVGFDGAVIPYGGEAGLFPTFVNEPSYYPKNIALCLARRTQRQA; from the coding sequence ATGCCAGCACTTCCCGACACTCCGGACTTCATACGATCCGTGGCCCTGGTGGGCGGCACGCACGGCGACGAGCTTACGGGCGTCCACCTCGTGCGCGCTTTCCTCAGGAATCCCCGGCTCGTCGAACGGCCGGGAATGAACGTCACACCGCTCATCGCCAACGAAGCTGCTGTGGCGGCCGGACGGCGGGATCTGGGCCACGACCTCAACCGTGCATTCGCCGCGGCGGATCTGGCGAATCCGGAACTGGACGCGTACGAGCAGGTCCGCGCCAGACAGATCAACGCCCTGCTCGGCCCCAAAGGTCCGTCCTCCAAAACCGATCTCATCCTGGACTTCCATTCCGCCGCCTCGGACATGGGCCTCAACTGCAACATCACTGGCGAGGACCCGTGGTTGTTCCGGCTGGTCGCCCTGGCCATACGCCGTCTGGCTGAACACACTGAGCCCCTTGCCGTGCGTTGCTACCAGTTTCCGGCGCCCGCAGGGGACGCGCCGTACCTGCCCTCCATCGCCCGCCACGGCCTGGGCATCGAGGTCGGGCCTATCGCTCCCGGAAGCATGAACGCCGAGATATACTTCCGCACACGGCGGCTCGCGCTCACGCTTCTTGACCTCGTCGCCGAGTACAACCAGGGTGCATGGCCCGATGAGACACTATCCCTCGACGTGTACACGCAGGTGGCCACGATTCCCTTTCCCGAGGGCGACGACGGCGGGCTTGGGACCATGGTCCACCCGGAACGCATCCGCGCCGTGTACGAGCCCATCCTCCCCGGCGACCCGCTGTTCGTGGGCTTCGACGGCGCAGTCATCCCCTACGGCGGCGAGGCCGGCCTCTTCCCCACGTTCGTCAACGAACCTTCCTATTACCCCAAGAACATCGCCCTCTGCCTGGCGCGCCGAACGCAGCGGCAGGCATGA